Within Gaiella occulta, the genomic segment CAGACGCTGCATCGGCCTCGTGCGACCGAGGTCGGCGTCGATCTCCGCGATCGCCGCCTCCTGTGCTCCGGTGAGCGTGAACGGCAGCACCTGCCGGTAGCGCGCGACGAGCGTGCCGGGGGCGGGCAGCGCCGCCGCGACGAGCTGCTCGCGCTCCGCGGCGCGCCGGGCGAGGGCGAGCTGGAGCGTCAGCAGCTCGTCGAAGGCGAGACGGCGGCGCCCCATCTCGGCCTCCTCGAGCGAGCGGGGGTGGTGGAGCGCGGTGAGCGCGTCGGCGCGCAGCGGCAGGCGCTCGGCCTGGCGCAGCAACGCCGGCAACGGGTCTCCGCCGGCCCGGGCGTAGGGCAGGGCGGACGCGACGATGCTGCGCAGGCGCTTCTGCTCCAGCTGCTCGCTCGACGGGTAGACGGGTGCGAAGTCGGCCGTCTCGGTCGCCTCGCCGAGGTCGTACGACTCGACCTGGAAGCCGTAGCGGTTCGGCTTGCCGCGCAGGCGCACGCGGACGCCCGGCACGAGCTGCCTCTCGAGCCACGGCTGGTTGAACCAGGTCGCGTCGACCTCGCCGCTGCCGTCCGACACGCGAGCGGTGAGGATGTGCAGCCGACCGCGCCGGCGCGACCGGCTGCGCTCGACCGTCCCCTCGATCACGGCCTCGGCGTCGCCGTGGAGCTCCACGATCGACCTCTCGTCGACGGGGTGCTCGTAGCGGCGCGGGCGATGCGCGAGCAGGTCGCCGACGGTGCGCAGGCCGAGGCGGCTGAGCCGCTTGCGCACGGCCGGCCCGACGCCGGGCAGCGTGTCGACGTCGCGCTCGGTCACGGCGGCGGGCGGGAGCGCGCGCGGTCGCGGCCAGGCGGAAGGCGGGTCCAGGCCGGCGAAGCCGACCGGCGACCGGGTGGTGGTCGTCGCGCGTGGCACCGCGACCGAGTATAGGACCGTGACCGGCGCCGGTCCAGCACGGGCTCCGAGGGACTCAGGTCGCGGGCAGCCGGACGACGGCTTCGAGCCCGCCGCCCGGGGCGTCACGGAGCTCGATCGTGCCGCCGTCGACCTCCACGAGCCGGCGGACGATCGCGAGCCCGAGCCCGGATCCGCCGCCGCCGCCCGAGCCCGCGCGCCAGAAGCGGTCGAACGCGCGGGCCTTCTGCTCGTCGCTCATGCCCGCGCCCTCGTCGCGCACGCGCAGCTCGGCGCGAGGGCCGGTGCGCCGCACGGTCGCCGTCACGGTGCTCCCCTGCGGCGCTGCGCGCAGCGCGTTCGAGAGGAGGTTGTCCACGATCTGCGCGACCCGGAAGCCACCGGCGCGCGCCGTCACCGGCGGCCCTGCGTCGAGGCGCAGGCGCACGCGGCCGGCCGCCGTCGACTGCCAGGCCTCGACGCGGGCGCGCGCGGCCGCGGCGAGGTCGACGATCTCGGCGGGCGCGACACCCGCGTCGGCGCGGGCCAGCGCGAGGAGGGCGTCGACGAGGCCGGAGAGCCGCTCCACCTCGGCGACGGCCGCGGCGAGGCTCGCTCCGCCCCCGTCGCCGACGTGCCGCTCGAGGTTCTCGAGGCGCAGCCGCAGCGCGGTCAACGGCGTGCGCAGCTCGTGCGACGCATCGGCGACGAAGTCCCTCTGCGCGGCGACGAGCCCGTCGACCCGCGCGACCATGTCGTTGAACTCGAGTGCGAGCTGGCGAAGCTCGGGCGGGGCGCCGGGCACCGGGGCGCGCGCGCTGAGGTCGCCGGCTCCCGCAGCGGCGGCCGCCGTCTCGAGTCCCGCCAGCGGCCTGCGGATCCAGCGTGCGAAGCTGAGCCCGAGCAGCGTCGAGGCCACGAGCGCGATGCCCGCGATTCCCGCAAGCGCAAGCCAGTAGTTGCGCACGTGACGGTCGAGCTCGGAGGTCGGATAGGTGACGCGCACCGCCCCGTGCACGACACCGCCGGAAGCGATCGGCACGGCGACGTAGAGGAGGTCGTAGCCGAGCGTGTGCGACGGGCGCACGCCGGTCGCGACGTCGCCCCGCAGCGCGGCGCGGAACTCGGGGCGGGTGGCGAAGGTGCCCGTGCCTCGCCCGCCCGCTGCCGAGTCGACGAGCGCGAGGCCACGCCGACCGGTGATCACGACGCGGCCGCCGGTGTCGGCGGCATAGCGTCGCGCCAGCTCCCGCAACGCGGTCATGTTCGCGGTGGCGGCGTCGCCCTCGACCGTGCTCTCGGCAAGTGACGCGATCGTGACGGCGTCGCGCTCCACCTTGGCCGACAGGCGCGCCTGCTCGCTGCGAGCGTTTATGACCCCCAGCGGCACCTCGAGGATCGCGAGCACGACGACGGTGAGGGACAGGTAGCTGAGGACGAGACGGCGCGTCATCCGCGCAGCCGCAGCCCGATCCCGCGCACCGTCTCGATCAGAGCCGGGTCGCCGAGCTTCTTCCGCAGCGCCGCGACGTGCACGTCGACGGTCTTGGACGATCCGTACCAGCTCGTGTCCCACACGTCGCGCAGGATCCTGGCGCGCTCCACGACGACACCGGGCTCGGATGCGAGCAGGGCCAGCAGGTCGAACTCCTTCGCCGTCAGCTGCAGCTCGCGCCCGCCGATCGCGGCGCGCCGCGCGGGAACGTCGACCTCGAGCGCGCCTGCCCGCAGCGTCTGGCGCGGGTTGCGGCGGCCGGGCGCGCGACGAGCGACGGCGCGGATGCGGGCGACGAGCTCGCGCAGGCCGTACGGCTTGACGACGTAGTCGTCGGCTCCGAGCTCGAGGCCGACGACGCGGTCGACCTCCTCGCCCTTCGCGGTGACCATGATGATGGGGACGTCGGAGCGGGAGCGCAGCTCGCGGCAGACGGCGAAGCCGTCGATGTCCGGCAACCGCACGTCCAGGAGCACGAGGTCGACCGGCGGCGCCTCGAGCGCTTCCCGACCGGTGGCGACGCGCGTCACCTCGAAGCCTTCGCCTCGCAGACCTTCGACGAGCGGCTCGGCAATCGTGTCTTCGTCCTCGACGACGAGCAGGTGCATGACGTGATCGTAAGGCGCTCACCGGCCCGCCGCAGGAGCGCCGGCGCATTCCTGGCGAACTCCTTACCCGCGCCTGGCTCCCGCTTTGCCGGGGTGGCCCTATCGTGCGGCTGCAACGTCCGAGAGAAAGGTCGCCACCATGAACCGCCGTCGTGCTCTCCTCGTCTCCCTCGCCGTCGCCGTCGCGGCGGTCGCAGGCGTGCTCGCACTCGGAAACACCGTCTCGCAGGCCGGCGGGGCGCGTGCTTCGAGCGCCGCGCAAATCGCACGGCGTACGGCGCAGCTCGATCGCTACGAGGCCGCGCTGCGCAAGTCGCTCGCCCAGCAGCCGCCCCCGCTGCCCCCGCTGCCGCAAGCGGGCGCCCAGGCGACGGCGATGCGCTCCACGGCAGCCGTCCGCGTCGTCTACCGCCGTCCGCCCCCGATCGTCGTCAAGCGACGCGGCGACGACGAAGGCGGACGCGAATCCGCGTACGAGGAGTCGGGGTCGGATGACTGACACGAGCCATCGCACGTATGCCGTCGTGCTCGCGCTCGTCGTCTTCTTCGTCACCTGGGCGGCCGTCGCCGCGAGGCCCTGGGCGGCGGCGAAGCCCGACCCGCGCCTCGTGGCGCTGGCGCAGCGCGAGCAGCGCCTGCGCGCCGAGGCGCGGATCGTGCAGCGGATCGTCGACCGGCGCATGGCCGCCTACCGCGTGGCGCTGCGACAGCGTCGAGCGCAGATAGGGCTGGCCGACGCCCGGGCGCAGCAGGCAGCTCAGGCCGCTGCGCCGCCCACCGCGTCCGTCCGCATCGTCACCCTGCCGCCGTTGACCGTGACACGGACATCGTGATGCAGCGCCGCGTCTTCCCGGCGATGGGGACCGACGTCGAGCTGCTGCTCGACGCTCCGGCCGGAGAGCGGGCGACGCGCGCGCTCGAGCGGGCCGGCGAGGAGTTCGAGCGGCTCGAACAGCTGATGTCGCGGTTTCGCGCCGGATCCGAGCTGTCGCGCCTCAACCGCGACGGCCGCATCGAGCGCGCGAGCCACGATCTCGTACGCGTGGTGGAGCTCGCCCTCGAGGCCCGCGAGGCGACCGGCGGCCTCTTCGACCCGACCGTCCACGACGCCGTCGTGGCCGCCGGCTACGACCGCCCCTTCGCCGTTCTGCCCCGCGACGCAGCCGCTGCCGCCGGATCCGACGTCCGCTGCGGCGGCGACGTCTACGTCGACGGGCTCACGATCGAGCTCGGTCCCGGCACGCGGCTCGACCTTGGCGGCATCGGCAAGGGCTACGCCGTCGACCGCGCCGCCGAGCTGCTCGCCGTCGCCGGGCCCTGCCTCGTCAACGCTGGCGGCGACCTCGCCGTTCGCGGAGGCGCGTGGCCCGTCGGCGTCTGCGAGGGACTGACGCTCGAGCTGACGCGCGGGGCGATCGCCACGTCGGGGCGCGACCGACGCCGCTGGCGCCGCTCGGGCGTGGACATGCACCATCTGATCGACCCGTTCACGGGCCGCCCGGCCGAGAGCGGCCTGCTGCGCGTCACCGTCGTCGCCGGCTCGGCGGCGGAGGCCGAGGTGCTCGCGAAGGCGGCCTTCCTCGGCGCCGAGCCGGACGTTCCCCGCGTGCTCGTCAGCGCCGGCGGTCGCACGGTTCTCGCTGGAGGCCTGGCATGAGGAACGACCCGACGTTCTGGCTGCTCGCCCGCGCCGGTGGTCTCACCGCCTACGTGATGTTGACGCTGTCCGTGCTCGCAGGGCTCGTCCTGAAGGCGCGCCCCTTCCGCGCGCTCAAGCCGGCCGCGGTCACCGACCTCCATCGCGTCCTCGCTCTGCTCGGCCTCGGCGCGCTGGCGATGCACGGCATCGCGCTCGTGCTCGACACGACGGTCGAGGTCTCGCCGCTCGGTCTGCTCGTCCCCGGTCTCGTCTCCTACCGGCCCGTGTGGACGGCGCTCGGCGTCCTCGCCGCCGAGATGATGGTGCTCGTCTACGCCTCGTTCTCGGTGCGCAAGCGCATCAAGGTGAAGAACTGGCGCCGGCTGCACTGGGCCACCTACGGGATCTTCGCCGCGGCGACGGTACACGGCATCGCAGGCGGCACGGACACGTCCAGGCCGTGGGCGTTCGCCGTCTACGTCGCGGCCGTGGCCGCCGTCGCCGCGGCAACCGCCTGGCGCGCGCTCGTGCCGCCGGCGACGGCCCGCGCCCGCCGCCCGCTGCGGGAGAGCGGCGGGCAGCCGGCGTGAGCGCCGTTCCCGTCGCCGTGGAGGCGTAGGCTGTGGCCGTGCGCTCCTGGCAGAGAGTCGCCGTCGCCGCCGCGCTCGTGGCGGCGATCGCCGCAGCGGGCATCCTCGCGAATCTCACGCTGCTCGGGCTGACGCAGGACGGGAGCGAGCCGGCCGGGAAGCTGAGCCCGCGCGCGGTCTTCACACGGGACGGCGGCGCACCGGCAGCGCCCGTGACGACGGGCGCCGGCAGGAGCGACGCGCCCCGGTCGGGCCACGAGAAGTCGTCCGACCGCGACGACTAGCCCTGCCGTTGGGCTCACTCGTCCTGGAACCAGAAGAAGCCGACGGCGCCCGGGCCGGCGTGGCTGCCGACGACGGCGCCGAGGTTCCCGACGAGCTCGATCTCGGCCTGCGGTCGGGCGCGGCGGACGAGGTCGGTGAGCACGTCGATCCACTCGGGCACGTCCGCGTGCGCGATCGCGACGCGCAGGCCGGGGCGATCCTCGCTGGCGGACGTGAACACCCGGGCGAACTCCGCGAGCGCCTTCTGGCGGCCGCGTACCTTTCCGATCGGCACGATCACGCCGCCGTCCACGCCGAGGATCGGCTTCACGTTGAGGATCGTGCCGGCGAGCGCCTGCGCGCGCCCGATGCGCCCGCCCTTCTGCAGGTACTCGAGCGTGCCGACGGTGAAGACGACGCCGCTCCGGCGTCTGAAGCGCTCGACCAGCCGGTCGATCTCCTCGTCGCTCGTGCCACGCGCCAGGCGGCGCTGGATCGCCAGCGCCAGCATCGCCACGGCGAGCGAGACGGTCTCCGAGTCGACCACGCGCACCCGCTCGCCCCCGAGCTCGGCGGCCGCGAGCGCCGCCGACTGGAACGTTCCGGAGAGCTTGGCCGAGAGGTGCAGCGAGTAGATGCGCTCGTAGCCGTCGAGGCTCGCGTAGGCGTCGAGGAAGTCCTGCGGGGTCGGCTGCGAGGTCGTCGGCAGCGCCGCGGCGTGCTCGAGCCTCTCGTAGAAGTCGTGCGAGCCGATGTCGACGTGGTCGCGATACGACTCCTCGCCGAAGCGCACGTACAGCGGCACGACCCTCATGTTCGGGTAGCGCTCGCGCGCCTCCGGGAAGTCGGACGTCGAATCGAGCACGATCGCGGTGTTCGTCTCGGTCAGGTCCATCGGTCGTCTCCTCTCGTGCACGCGGACCGGATCGCTGCGACGAGCTCCTCCGTGGGTCGGCCCTTCTCGATGAGCGTGACGGCGCCGGCAGCGAGGACGGCGTCGCGATCGGCTGCGGTTGCCTCGGCCGTGAGGCAGATGACCGCCGTCTCCGGATACAGGTCGCGGAGGCGCGCGGTCGCCCGAGCGCCGTCGAGGCCCGGCAGGCGGAAGTCCATCAGCACGACGTCGGGAGCGAGCGCGCCCACGGCGGCGACGGCGGCGACGCCGTCCGCGACGGCGCCGACGACATGGATGCCGTCGCAGGCGCCGAGCAGGAGCTCGAGCGTGGAGCAGTAGACGTCGTTGTCCTCGGCGAGCAACACGCGGATCGCGTCCACAGCCGCCTACTCCGCCGACAGCAGCAGCGGATAGTGCGGCTGGCCGCCCTCGTGCGTCTCGACCTCGACCTCGGGGTGTCGCGTGCCGATGCGCTCGAGGAGATCCGCGAGCGGCGGCGCGTCGGCGCCGGTGAGCAGGGTGAGGAGGCCGCGCCCGCCGTCCAGCAGGCGCTCGACGACGGCCCAGGCGACCTCGACGAAGTCGTCGCCGCTCGCCACCGCGGCGCCGTCGGCGAGACCGAGCCAGGCGCCCCGCCGTACGTCGACGCCGTCGAGCTCGACGTCGCGCGACGCGACGGTGACCTCGCCGGCGGCGATCGCGGCCTGCGCGTCGCGCATCGTCTCCTCGTTCTCGGCGGCGGAGCGCTCGGGGTCGTAGGCGACCATCGCCGCGAGCCCCGCCTGCACGGAACAGGTCGGGACGACGCGCACGGGCTTGCCCGCCAGGGCCGCTGCCTGCTCCGCGCTGAGGATCACGTTCTTGTTGTTGGGGAGCACGATCACCTCGGTCGCCGGCGTCGCGTCGACGGCGGCGACGATGTCGGCGGTGGACGGGTTCATCGTCTGCCCGCCCTCGATCACCCGCGCGGCGCGCATGCTCTCGAACAGCCGCCGGTTGCCCTCGCCGGGGGCGACGACGACGACGCCCGTCTCGAGCGTCGGCAGGCCGTTCACGGAGCCGGCGGCGAGCCGCTCGCCGCGCTCCACCGTCTGCCGGTGCATGTTCGCGATCTCGACCCCCTCGACCTCTCCCCTCTGTGTCGCGAGCGTGAGCACGGCGCCCGGGTCGTCGCTGTGGACGTGCACCTTCAGCGCCGTGGCGTCGCCGACGACGAGGAGCGAGTCGCCGATCCGCTCGAGCTCGCGCTCGAGGCTGCCCGCATCCAGCTCCTCCCCCTCGACGACGAAGACCGTGCAGTAGCGGTAGCGGGACAGCTCCCGGTGGACGGCGTCGAGCGAGAGCTCGACCCCGGCGGCGGGCGCGTCGGGGAGCTCCTCTCCCGCCACCGCGGCGCGCAGTCCGCGGATGATCTCCACGAGCCCGGCACCGCCGGCGTCGACGACGCCGGCCTCCGCGAGGACGGGCAGCATCTCCGGCGTGCGGCGCAGCGCGTCCTCGCCGTGGGCGACGACGCGCGCGAGGAGCTCGTCCTTCGGCAGCGAGCGCACCTCGGGCAGCTCCGCCTCCTCCGCCATCTCGCGGATCACGGTCAGCATCGTCCCCTCGACGGGGCGGCGCACCGCGCGGTAGGCGGCATCGCTCGCCGACCGGAACGCGCGTGCGACGACGGGGCCGTCGATCTCGTCCTGCTCGGCGAGCACGTCGGCGAAGCCGCG encodes:
- a CDS encoding ATP-binding protein, with the protein product MTRRLVLSYLSLTVVVLAILEVPLGVINARSEQARLSAKVERDAVTIASLAESTVEGDAATANMTALRELARRYAADTGGRVVITGRRGLALVDSAAGGRGTGTFATRPEFRAALRGDVATGVRPSHTLGYDLLYVAVPIASGGVVHGAVRVTYPTSELDRHVRNYWLALAGIAGIALVASTLLGLSFARWIRRPLAGLETAAAAAGAGDLSARAPVPGAPPELRQLALEFNDMVARVDGLVAAQRDFVADASHELRTPLTALRLRLENLERHVGDGGGASLAAAVAEVERLSGLVDALLALARADAGVAPAEIVDLAAAARARVEAWQSTAAGRVRLRLDAGPPVTARAGGFRVAQIVDNLLSNALRAAPQGSTVTATVRRTGPRAELRVRDEGAGMSDEQKARAFDRFWRAGSGGGGGSGLGLAIVRRLVEVDGGTIELRDAPGGGLEAVVRLPAT
- a CDS encoding response regulator transcription factor — protein: MHLLVVEDEDTIAEPLVEGLRGEGFEVTRVATGREALEAPPVDLVLLDVRLPDIDGFAVCRELRSRSDVPIIMVTAKGEEVDRVVGLELGADDYVVKPYGLRELVARIRAVARRAPGRRNPRQTLRAGALEVDVPARRAAIGGRELQLTAKEFDLLALLASEPGVVVERARILRDVWDTSWYGSSKTVDVHVAALRKKLGDPALIETVRGIGLRLRG
- a CDS encoding FAD:protein FMN transferase, encoding MQRRVFPAMGTDVELLLDAPAGERATRALERAGEEFERLEQLMSRFRAGSELSRLNRDGRIERASHDLVRVVELALEAREATGGLFDPTVHDAVVAAGYDRPFAVLPRDAAAAAGSDVRCGGDVYVDGLTIELGPGTRLDLGGIGKGYAVDRAAELLAVAGPCLVNAGGDLAVRGGAWPVGVCEGLTLELTRGAIATSGRDRRRWRRSGVDMHHLIDPFTGRPAESGLLRVTVVAGSAAEAEVLAKAAFLGAEPDVPRVLVSAGGRTVLAGGLA
- a CDS encoding ferric reductase-like transmembrane domain-containing protein gives rise to the protein MRNDPTFWLLARAGGLTAYVMLTLSVLAGLVLKARPFRALKPAAVTDLHRVLALLGLGALAMHGIALVLDTTVEVSPLGLLVPGLVSYRPVWTALGVLAAEMMVLVYASFSVRKRIKVKNWRRLHWATYGIFAAATVHGIAGGTDTSRPWAFAVYVAAVAAVAAATAWRALVPPATARARRPLRESGGQPA
- a CDS encoding DegV family protein; amino-acid sequence: MDLTETNTAIVLDSTSDFPEARERYPNMRVVPLYVRFGEESYRDHVDIGSHDFYERLEHAAALPTTSQPTPQDFLDAYASLDGYERIYSLHLSAKLSGTFQSAALAAAELGGERVRVVDSETVSLAVAMLALAIQRRLARGTSDEEIDRLVERFRRRSGVVFTVGTLEYLQKGGRIGRAQALAGTILNVKPILGVDGGVIVPIGKVRGRQKALAEFARVFTSASEDRPGLRVAIAHADVPEWIDVLTDLVRRARPQAEIELVGNLGAVVGSHAGPGAVGFFWFQDE
- a CDS encoding response regulator, yielding MDAIRVLLAEDNDVYCSTLELLLGACDGIHVVGAVADGVAAVAAVGALAPDVVLMDFRLPGLDGARATARLRDLYPETAVICLTAEATAADRDAVLAAGAVTLIEKGRPTEELVAAIRSACTRGDDRWT
- a CDS encoding DAK2 domain-containing protein — encoded protein: MNLDRAREIARAALHNLETNRRRIDDLNVYPVPDGDTGTNLTLTVRAIVEALDRSSADGHEAVARELSRAALMGARGNSGVIFSQIVRGFADVLAEQDEIDGPVVARAFRSASDAAYRAVRRPVEGTMLTVIREMAEEAELPEVRSLPKDELLARVVAHGEDALRRTPEMLPVLAEAGVVDAGGAGLVEIIRGLRAAVAGEELPDAPAAGVELSLDAVHRELSRYRYCTVFVVEGEELDAGSLERELERIGDSLLVVGDATALKVHVHSDDPGAVLTLATQRGEVEGVEIANMHRQTVERGERLAAGSVNGLPTLETGVVVVAPGEGNRRLFESMRAARVIEGGQTMNPSTADIVAAVDATPATEVIVLPNNKNVILSAEQAAALAGKPVRVVPTCSVQAGLAAMVAYDPERSAAENEETMRDAQAAIAAGEVTVASRDVELDGVDVRRGAWLGLADGAAVASGDDFVEVAWAVVERLLDGGRGLLTLLTGADAPPLADLLERIGTRHPEVEVETHEGGQPHYPLLLSAE